GCGCGGCGGACCGCGTGGTGTTCATGGCCGACGGCGCGATCGTCGAGGCGGCCGCGCCGAGCGAATTCTTCACCAACCCGAAGTCCGAGCGGGCCAAGGACTTTCTCGGCAAGATTCTTCATCACTAGACGAAAGGAACTGGAGATGCCATCCATCTCGAAGCGCGTCCTGGGGGCGCTCGCGCTCGTGGTCGCGCTGCCGTTGGCGGCCACCGCGTGCGGCGGAGGCGGTGACAGCGGCGACACGATCGTCATCGGCACCAAGTTCGACCAGCCGGGCCTGGGCCTGAAGAACCCCGACGGCACGATGAGCGGCTTCGACGTGGACGTGGCCAAGTACGTCGCGCAGCAGCTCGGCTATCCCGAGGACAAGATCGAGTGGAAAGAGGCCCCGTCGGGCCAGCGCGAGACGCTGATCCAGAACGATCAGGTCAAGTTCATCGCCGCCACCTACTCGATCACCGACGCGCGCAAGGAGAAGGTCGACTTCGCCGGCCCGTACCTGATCACCGGGCAGAGCCTGCTGGTGCGCTCGGACAACACCGACATCACCGGTGAGGCGTCGCTGCAGAACAACAAGAAACTGTGCTCGGTGTCGGGTTCGACGCCGGCGCAGCGCATCAAGGACAAGTTCCCGGGTGTGCAGCTGCAGCAGTACGACACCTACTCGGCGTGCATCGAGGCGCTCAAGAACGGCGCCATCGACGCGGTGACCACCGACGAGGTGATCCTGGCCGGGTACGCGGCGCAGAGCCCGGGCGCGTTCAAGGTGGTCGGCGGCACGTTCTCCGAGGAGAACTACGGGATCGGGCTGAAGAAGGGCGACACCGAGCTGCTGACGCAGATCAACGACGCGCTGGTCAAGATGGAGCAGGACGGCTCGTGGAAGAAGGCCTGGGACGAGAACCTGGGTCCGGCGGGCATCCCCGCCCCGCAGCCGCCGCAGATCAACCAGAGCTGACGGGCCTCCACCACTTCAGGAGGTGATGTGGAGGTTCTTCCGGGATACACCGTCGGCCAGATCGTCGAGTCGTTCTGGACGACGATCCAGCTGACGGTCTACTCCGCCATCGGGGCGTTGGTGCTCGGCACGGTGCTGGCCGCGATGCGGCTGGCGCCGGTGCCGATGCTCAACTGGCTCGGCACCGCGTACGTCAACGTGGTCCGCAACACGCCGCTGACGCTGATTATTCTGTTCTGCTCGTTCGGGCTGGCGCAGACGATGGGCATCACGCTGGCGAATCAGCAGTCGCTGACGTCGATCGACGACAGCAACTTCCGGCTGGCGGTGCTCGGCCTGGCGGTCTACACCGCGGCGTTCGTGTGCGAGACGGTGCGCTCGGGTGTCAACACCGTGCCGCTGGGCCAGGCCGAAGCGGCACGGTCGCTGGGTCTGACGTTCGGACAGAACCTGCGACTCATCTTGTTGCCGCAGGCTTTTCGTGCGGTGGTCATCCCGCTGGGCTCGGTGTTGATCGCGTTGACGAAGAACACCACGATCGCGTCGGCGATCGGTGTCGCCGAGGCGGCGCTGTTGATGAAGGAGATGATCGAGAACACCGCGGCGATCATGACGGTCGGGGCGATCTTCGCGCTCGGCTTCGTCGTCCTGACGTTGCCGACCGGGCTGTTCTTCAGCTGGCTGGGTAAGCGAATGGCGGTGGCCCGGTGAGCTCGGTCCTGTTCGACACCCCGGGGCCGCGGGCGCGGGCCCGCAACCGGGTGTTCAACGTCGTCACCGCCGTCGTCGTCCTCGTGGTGCTCTGGGTGGTGTACACGCGGCTGGAGGCCAAAGACCAACTGACCGCAGCAAAATGGGAACCGTTCCTGACGCCGAACCTGTGGACGACCTACGTGCTGCCCGGTGTGCAGGGCACGCTGACGGCGGCCGCGGTGTCGATCGTGCTGGCGCTGGTGTTGGGCTTCGTGCTCGGTGTGGGACGGCTGTCGACGCACAACGGGATCCGGTGGGTCTGCGCCGTGCTCGTGGAGTTCCTGCGCGCGGTGCCCGTGCTGATCATGATGTTGTTCGCGTACTCGGTGTACGCGCTCTACGACGTGTTCCCGGGTA
The window above is part of the Mycolicibacterium rutilum genome. Proteins encoded here:
- a CDS encoding glutamate ABC transporter substrate-binding protein; this translates as MPSISKRVLGALALVVALPLAATACGGGGDSGDTIVIGTKFDQPGLGLKNPDGTMSGFDVDVAKYVAQQLGYPEDKIEWKEAPSGQRETLIQNDQVKFIAATYSITDARKEKVDFAGPYLITGQSLLVRSDNTDITGEASLQNNKKLCSVSGSTPAQRIKDKFPGVQLQQYDTYSACIEALKNGAIDAVTTDEVILAGYAAQSPGAFKVVGGTFSEENYGIGLKKGDTELLTQINDALVKMEQDGSWKKAWDENLGPAGIPAPQPPQINQS
- a CDS encoding amino acid ABC transporter permease; this encodes MEVLPGYTVGQIVESFWTTIQLTVYSAIGALVLGTVLAAMRLAPVPMLNWLGTAYVNVVRNTPLTLIILFCSFGLAQTMGITLANQQSLTSIDDSNFRLAVLGLAVYTAAFVCETVRSGVNTVPLGQAEAARSLGLTFGQNLRLILLPQAFRAVVIPLGSVLIALTKNTTIASAIGVAEAALLMKEMIENTAAIMTVGAIFALGFVVLTLPTGLFFSWLGKRMAVAR